In Acipenser ruthenus chromosome 1, fAciRut3.2 maternal haplotype, whole genome shotgun sequence, the genomic stretch TGTGataacagcagcagcattcacaCTTCACCTCCACAACATCAGAGCTGTAAGAACAACAGCAGCATTCACACCACCTCCACAACATCAGAGCTGtgagaacagcagcagcattcacaCCTCCTCCACAACATCAGAGCTGtgagaacagcagcagcatttaCACCACCTCCACAACATCAGAGCTGTGAGAACAGCAGTAGCATTCACAATTCATCTACAGATCCCAGCcaccgccacccgtccactccagctcatccagaactctgctgcccgcctggtgttctctctgcctcgcttcacccacgctactccactactccgctcgctccactggctcccgatcaccactcgcatccagttcaagactcttgtactaacctacagatgccttgaccagactgcacccagctacctccagaccctcatctctccctacacccccactcgacctctccgctccgcctgcactagaagtctgctgcactagggcagcagtgtggagtagtggttagggctctggactcttgaccggagggttgtgggttcaatccccagtgggggacactgctgttgtacccttgagcaaggtactttacctagattgctccagtaaaaacccaactgtataaatgggtaattgtatgtaaaataatgtgatatctgtataatgtgaaataatgtataatgtgatatcttgtaacaattgtaagtcgccctggataagggcgtctgctaagaaataaataataataataataataatagaagactagctctacctccgctacgctcccctgcctccagagcccgctccttctccacccttgctccgcagtggtggaatgaatttcctacagatgtcaggactgcccagtccctgaccacattccggcgcctccttaagactcacctcttcaaacagcacctgtagaactcctctgtttgtatcctgggacactatcacccttcatgtaaatgtgctttattttgctcttatctgccccctattgtactgcatttaatcctgtacttcagaatactgtaatctgccaagtgtttaacctgtagtactttgtatttaatcatatcctgatgtaactatcactatttaatcataccctgatgtaactatcactattatctgctgtattattgaattgtggtttgccaCACTtctactttgcttgaacaaaagttattgtatttcttgctcttattgtatgacttgtattgtaacacttgaaatgtatttgcttacgattgtaagtcgccctggataagggcgtctgctaagaaataaataataataataataataataatacagatcatCTGCACCGTGAGGAAGCATTTCAAggtaacatgtatttttttctaactGTTTTGAAAAGCCTTATATTGAACTTTTCAGCTCTAAtggtatactgtacatattttgaaGTGGGTGCAAAAGCAAAGGCCTGTTTTCAAAGAGAaataataaagatattattaactgtactgtataagaCTAGCAACAAACTACTGAATAATTGAACTCCTGCTTTCAGCAAGTTGCTTGTTTCCGTGTTGGTTTTGTGCCTCTCAGAAAGCGCTCCTGTGCATTTGCTCTTGCTTCATTCCATTGGAAGTGGCTGGAATGGAGTGTGGCTGGGAGCTCCTTTCAGTACATTTGACTCACCTGTTTTCTTGGCTGGGTTTGGCAAAGGATGTCCTGAACCAGTGTTTAACCAAACGGATTAGATTCTTGACTCCCAGTGTAGCAGCCTTCACAAAATCCACCTGGTATTGCAGCAGGGAAAGGGAGAGCAGCTGAGCCTCGTCACTGTGCCCGCAGTTACACAGCCTCCTGAACAGCATCCCTTTGTCATCTGCAAGATCACACTGAAACATTCAGGAACAGAGTGACGCACCGACACCGCCTCTACCAGAGAGGCAATGTAACAGCCCTGAGTGTGGTAGCTATAAGCAGGATGCACAAAGGGAAAGTCTGATCAAAgtctatactgtattttttttacagttgtacTTATTTAACCCCAGGTACCTTTGGATGGCCTGGGGCCCAGGGTATCATAGCACAGCATGACATCGAAATGGTGACTGTGTGTATTGTTGAAACACTTGAACTGAAATCTCAGGGCGAATGCTGTCTTCTTTTCCATCAATATCCTGAAAGTCACAAAGAGCTCTGGTGAGTACAGCAAGAACCTCCTACACTAACCCTGCACCCTGTAAGCAGGGCTGGATTATCTCCTAATTGTGCCTGTGTGTTAATTTAGCTTTGGCTTTAAGTGTTTTTATGGCTGAACATTTCTAAAAAGCAGCCCACCTACTCTGTACAAGATTACATCCAGTCCAGTTCAATGAGAAAAATTATAATACTGCAGCAACTTCAGATGCCCAATCTACACCAACCTCCGAGTATCGGGACAGTATTGGAACATACCTAATTACTTAAACGTTTAAATCTTAAGCACATTAAACGTTTCAACAGTAATAAAACCCATATCATGAAGCAGTCTCCACCTGTTAGTCATCGCAGTATTCTTCAAGTTTTTTTCCAGAGCTGCCAGTGCTGGTGTGAGGCTCCTCCTGCAGTCCTCCAGACTCGTGAAGGAGTCACTGAACAGCACAGCGTCAACGTCAGACCAGTCCTGTGTATCTGTGCCTTTAATAAAGGACCCTCCCTGGGGAAGACAGCATGTTAACGGAGTGCTAACCAGGATCTTACCTCCTGTTATCACTGCAAATGTCCTGCAGATTTCTAATCATCATAGGAATAATGACATCTTTCCAAATCTGCAAAATGCACCAAGAGAAAACCCTTGCATTTGTTATTCaagattgtttttaaaaaaaatctcttttgtctgcttgttatttgtttttgcagccaacacagaccattttaaatgacttgtttctagcaaaagtttgttacatttttaaagactgtTTCTATAGTGATTCAGTTCTAATGTtacatgtacattttaaagagctgactcagtagctaggcttaatgttaaaatgtttcagccttggtttttgggtgatgttctgATGAACTATtaatgataacacattttagaCAAGTGacatcagtagaatataatgaaaatagaaaatatgtttcctgGTGAGttgattttttataataaaatggcagtttcaTGACACTCCGTgaaatttgttgttttttttgattgtcattcgtgaatttctttaaaaaaaaacatgaattttcCGGGCCTCTACTTATCTCTGTCTGGAGAACAACACTCACACAAGCATACCTTTTTATAGCCCTGTCACATCTACTTATCTCTGCCTGGAGAACAacactcacacaagcacacctttTTATATCCCTGTCACATCTACTTATCTCTGTCTGGAGAACAacactcacacaagcacacctttTTATAGCCCTGTCACACATTTACATCAAGTCCTACGTGGTGCAAAGTTAAGCATTTGCAAGTAATGCAGCAATTAGATGCTCATTTTATTATGATTATGCACATGCGCTTCTTGTCTGCATGTGTAATCAGGAGCATCTCAGAGGTCAATGAGATGCTAATGACCTATCTGCATATTCCCCGGAGCATCTTACTGCGGAGGCGTAAAGTTGCACTTCCGAATTTGCGCATGCGCATTTATCAAGGTGCACTGGGCATTTCCCTTTCGTACATATGTTGCAATCATGTGCATGCGCAAATCATATTTGCACAAGCACAACTCTTAGTACATAGGCCCCATAGTTTAATCCGGTCTTGGTGTCTAATCACTGTATGCGTTGTACTTTGAACTCACTCCAGCTGTCTCGCTGCAAGCAGACCCAGTGACCTACAGCAAAGATACCCTGATAAAGAACCAAAAGATGACCTGCCCagtgaaaggggggggggggggggtaatgctgtaaataaagctaataagaggtaatcTATTTAAAGCGCTGGTTAGCATATTTGTTATTAAGaagaaaaaactatataaaaattaaaatcccTGGCCCtatacaagaagaaaaaaaaagaaaagcaggagTGCCTTCAtctgtctatcaatctatctatttattgATCTTTTGATATCTATCTATAGTATATTTGTTTCAAAGCAGAATGTAGACAGctagtttttcttgttttttggcTTTCACACAGAAAGCCGTTCCCTGTGTCACACTCACTGTAATCCACCTTGCTCCTCTCTAGTAAGTTGGACTGGGTTGCCTGATATCTCCCTGGCTAAAGCTGTGTTGCTCATGATAAACAAGCCCTTCACTAAGCGCTCTGTCCACCAGCCTCAATGCAGGCAGACGTGTGGCTCCCTCACCTTGACCACGCGGGAGACAGGCACCGGGCAGCACTGTTCAATCAGCTCCACCAGCGCCTCCACTTCTCCAGCACAGGCTGTCTTCATCAGCCCTGACTCTGGTCTGAGCCGTGTTTCTACAAACTGCCTAAGCTGCTGGGAGCTTCTCATATCCACTATGTTGTTTGGTGAAAACCCTGTGGACATTCTAGCTGTAAAGAGAAGACATTTACTGAAGGATCTGTTTTACTAGCAGGAGGTGCAGAGGAGAGTGCCACAATTGAACCGATGATTTTGTTAATAATCATGTAGGATGCATGTTGTCATGTGAGTAAGAAGTACACCCGGTATATGATTGTAAAGGATGGCTGCCTATTAGGTGGCATCTGATGTTTTACACTGTTCTTTATCGGTTCAGGATCAGTTCTGTCTGGCTTTCTGACATGCCCTGAACACACCACTGCATAAACAAATATGCCAAAAAACAGTTGATATTTGATaggcttttattttaaaacacacagatacaGTGCTGCCTATTCCTATACAGCAAACTCATTTACTGCAGTGGTGTAGCAGAGGCTTGTGAAAGGAAGGGGTGCTTTGGgccgataaaaaaaaatcctactgCATCGTCCAAAAACACTACAGTTTCCTATAGTATGCCTTATCACATAGTTTAGTAaagattagtattttttttataatgggaGTGGAGGTCTAGGCAGAAATAACTGTTTGTAACCAACAGTAACCCTGAGGTCACACTGAATGGAACTCCTCACCTCCTCTACTCCTCTGTGCTCACAGCCAGAACAGCGACCAATCTGATGCATTCTTGTCTGGTAGAGGTGGCTGACAATGGAGTGACAGAGCAGCAGGCTATGGAATACACCCTCACTGTACTGGAGTCTGTGTGGAGCTCCTTTCCCATCCTTACCTCTTTTGCTGGCAGTGAAATGATGATCTTGCCTCTCATGTTGCTCTCTGCCAAAACTGGTCCCAAAAGCTCTCCGGCACATCCTGCAGGTGACTGAGGTCTCGGAAGCCAGGAAGCGGGACTCTCTCCGCAGCGGGGCAGCCCTGACCAAAGGCTTCTGGGCTCCATGTGTCTCTTCATAGTGAGCCACCTGGAGTGACAGAACAATGCTTTGGCTTTCTACAGTTAATTGTAATAGATCTCCTCCCAGGGGGCGGATGAGTTGAAAATATTGATGCCAATATAAGACTACAGAGCCTTTAGTTGAATGGTTAGATGACCCCCTATCAACCATAACCTAACATTGAGTTCAAAGACCACAAAGCAGTATTCAGTAGTATAAAAGGGACATTTCTACCATCTACTACTTTCCTGGTTAAAagggttttttgttgttgtttttttgttgctgttaaaTACTAATTTAAGCAGAAATAAAAATAGATAATGATAAAGAACACACATGATAGGATAAGAGAGGCAGGATATGAaacattatgaaaatgaaataaagtGCCCCTTTAAAGGGCAATGGCACAGTAGTATAAGGAAAGCTACAATGGCATGAAAAAGTGTTGGTCCACCTTCCTGATTTGTGGTGCTGGGGAGCGGGGCATTTGTTACTCATTCTACCCCACTCGGAGCCCTCCCTACGCTCCTTGAATAAATCTATTtgctaccaatgcagaatgactcagTGAGTGGGTATTTATTCTTCGGTGTGATGGTAACTGCAAGGACTGGAACAACACTCGGTGTCACAATCCCAAAGCAATCACCAATAACGTGCCACTGGTAATGCTACAGAACTCACAAGAAACCACTAATATGCATGGAGGAGCTCCTAAATTaaacaacattatttatttgaaggttttttctttatgtttaattacattattgcAGAAACTTCTTTTTAGGTAAAATGAATAACCCAGTCATTCTACAATATCAGCCTTATACAGTGTGTCCATTTGGTGTGGTGACTGGTTAATCCAGGCTTTAGTTAATTGGTCAGCTTGTCTCACCTGCTTGTGTTCCTGCAGCTTCTCTCTCGCAACTTCACTCCCACACCGGTCACACATCTCCTTGCCGGCGTGCCGAGCTCTGAAGTGCTGCTTTAGAGCCGTGGGGCTGGCGAAGTCACTGCCACACCGCTCACAATTATAACACTTCCAAGAGAGCATCTCCTGAGCTTGATTTAAGAAGTACTCAATTCTTTCCAAAGGGCTTtcaattgaaaatgtttttatcaAAGCAGCAATCTGACAATCAGGTTCATAGTTCGTAGAGTTATTAAAATTAATCCTTAATACTGGGGTCTAGTGTTCCTTATACAACACAAAGTGAAGTATCTACACTGTTTTATTTCTCCAGTAAGTTCTTAGGTACATAGAGGTgtgtctgtatactgtatatacctctGTCTCCAAGTTACCTGTTGTATAAAAGCTGAGTTGCATTTCAGATTTATAGCAATGGGCAAACATGTCACTGATCAGCTAGTTCTTTTCACTTACAGGACTAGTGGGTGAAAGAAGAAGAAAGCTTGTCTGTAATTTCaatccttttttgttgttgtcgaTTTTATTGCACTGTGCAACCAAATTGTTGTTTGAGAGTGTCCTGTAATTGAATATGTCTCACTTTTATTTAAAAGGAGCCACTTTATTCAAACTCTCCCTAGACCAGAAGAAAATAAAACTTGAagtaaaaccatggtaaactgcagTAAATATAAGATTAATATAAGAATTACACATCCAAGCTGTTAAATTAACCTACACAATTACCAAGGTGTATTGTATACTTTTGTGAGACTGCAAAGTCATTAAACATTAGCTCTCTAAACTACTGTATAGTGCATTTTGTTAAATACTACCACTGTATCACTAGGAACTCCAGTCTTGCATGATTAATGGTACAATTACAGTATAGTGTACTTGGAAATTTtaccacaataagacctttagccaGCCACAGATTTCCATTGGTTTCATTTCCCTTACTAACCTGGTTAGAggggtttgttttgattttttcttttgattttttttataactacCAAATAAGGATTTTGGCCATGCCTATAAGCATGTAATAATGTTTGTTTAGTCATCTTAGTCAGGACAGGAATTGATGCATAACGTTTAAAAACTcaatatagtacagtatgtattctatttttttttttatataataaagagttaaataagaataattaaacagtatagctcattttaatgtgacGTCCTATTTTGTAATGTGACCTTTTGCTATACACTTGAGTAAACTTAAAATCAAATCATACCGTAAAAGACATTCAAAACGGTTTGTGTTGTGataacagaaatatatattaacGGTTATCTACTTAACAATGAACAACAAATgctattacatatttttttcgtCACGAAACCGtttaaatctttatatatatatatatatatatatatatatatatatatatatatatatatatatatatatatatatatgttgcgaTTTCTGTGATAAAATCTGTAGAATGCGTTTAGTTTTATTCTCTCTAAACAGGTGCAAGCGGTCATTACACTTCTTTGGTATCAGCGGTCTGGCTCCAGTAGAGCCAAAATGGCGCCTGTTTCATTAGTGATGATAAGAAGTTTAATCCTTTTCGTGCCCCATACTGACAGCGAGCAGCTGGGATGGGAGGAGACTTAGGTCACGTGATCGATGTTCTCTTCCGATGTTTCCtggaagaacaaaacaaacaggagagTGAGTCCGTCTGTGTGGGTAAATATTTAGTAATCAAAACACTATAAAACTGTAAGTTGTGGTAGGGTGcgcttgtaaaaaaaatatattctgaaGTATGTGTATGCGAAACCGAGAGTATTTTAGTTGTCATAAATACATTTGCAAAGAATgcgtaatgttaaaaaaaatatgtatgttatgagtgtgtgttgtatgtatttatgttttgtataCTCTGTTTAAACAAAGTTGTAAATCTGTAAACATTAATGTGAGTAATTAAAACAGTAGAGAAGGGTGTAATGTAGAGCATGTCAACTTGTTTTATTACCTTTATTTCACTTTGGTGGAATATATAATAATcatataattaatataaaaacgtatgtatacattattatttatttatttatttatttcttagcagacgcccttatccagggcgacttacaatcataagcaaatacatttcaagtgttacagtacaagtaatacaataacagcaagataaatacaatgactttggttcaagtaagtacaagcgtgacaaaatacaattcaatagtacagcagataacagtgacagtgatagttacatcaagatacgattaaatacaaaatactacagaatgTAGACcgattgaaatattattattattattattattattattattattattattattacaaagtaGCCAATTTGCAATTGGAACATAATTTTAACGTATGTAGTGTTTATTTTGTGACTTGCTAtagtaataaatatataatgaacagTAAGTGACTGAATGCAAAAACGACGaaggtactgtatattatattctGAGATTGCACTGTTGTTGTTCTAGTATGTTTTTGAATATGGTTGTTTTAAAcaatagtttgtatttattattttatttgatatgaATCAGCTTAAGTAAATTATGGACTGTCAGTTTTTCACTGCAATAAATAGAAAGCCCTGTACCTGAAGGAGTTCTGAATGAAGTTTTGTAAATTATAGAAAACAAATGATCAAGCTGCTACAGGCATACATCTCAAGTCACACACTATCAGAGCACAGTCCTTAAATAAAGTGAATACAACTAATACCATTGCAGGTCTTCTTCAGCTAAAGCATCTGATATGGAGCTAAACAAGAGCAGTGCTCCGAAGATATGTCCCTGTGATTGTTGATCGGGGAGAATGGACAGCAGATAACCTGTGTGAGACTGAGCCTGAATCTGTCATGAACAGTGGAAATCACTTTCGGTGCTAGACATGGCTGAAGCTGTGAGACCCAAGAAAACCAAAACCAAGCCGAGTGGAAGATCTCAGGTAAATAAATACTGGAAAGGGAGCACTGAGATTCAAACCCAGGCTGGGCTAGAGTTTCACTACGGATACCCTAAGACTGCTATGATCTCTATAACCTGATTTCTGAACCTTCAGTCAGATTGCATGCTGCACAGTACAGTGATTGCAATATGACCAAACGTTTTAAAAAAAGGGTTACGGTAGCCAGTCTTTGCTGATCATgaacttttaaaagaaaacttaCAGTGGTTTCATATTTTGTTACTTTTTCAAAATCTTAATTCATTAAAGTATAAAAATAAGTACAAATTACAGTGATGAATACAATTAACTGTAATAAAACAACACCACTTTGATCTACATGTCACATTTAATACCATCTTATAATCAGTACATTTActgttgctgtttgtttaaaacatttttaggataaaaagaaaaagctaaatGGTGACTTGAAAAGTGTGGGAAACCTGACAGCGTCTTCTGACATCCAGCAACCCCTTCCTGGCCACCTGAATGAAACTGAGGGGCCTCCTCTGCTTGCTCTTGTGGACAGAGCCCAGCCCCAGCCCGATCACAAGCAGGCTGGAGATGGATTGGAATTTACGGACATCCCCCTGAGTGAGCCGGCCAGCGAGGATGCCTCTGAGCTTCCTGTAGCAGAGTTATCATTAAACACAGGCACATGGCAAGAGGAGCCTGATACTGGAGAAGAAACAGTGACTAAGAGTGGGGAAGCAGGCACTTGCTGTGCTGGGGAACATGATACAGGGCAGCAGGAACACAGAGGCACCCAGATTGGGCAGACATGCTCTGACAGTGGACAAGCAGCACTTCCTGATGTCAAGCAAACCGAACAGCGCACACCTGAAAGTGCACTTGAGACCAGCAGTGCCCCTCTTATGGTTTCCCCTATTCCTCTTCACTTTGTAGCAGCGCAGCTCTTTGCCACCGAGAGCCAGCATTCTGATAGCAATGTCATTGTGGAGTCTGGCTTTGTATCTGGAATGCTGTCAGATGTAACAGCCAGTAAATCAGAGTGCAGAGCCCCGGCTGTCCTTCCGCTGGTGGAACAGGAGTCCCCGCCCAGCCTGGTTCCTGTGGAGCTGGTGAAGCCAGAGAAGACCTATCAGCGGCTCTACCCAGAGCTGTCCTGCATCTCCCCAAGCACCCTGCCCTTCACCAGAGAGCAGCTGCGACTGTGGGAGCCGGGCTCCTGGCTGGGAAACGTGGAGCTCCATGTAAGCGAATTCGAGGGCATGGCTCACCAGGATGGGCACGAGCTGCACGAGCTGCTGATGCAATACTGGCGCTGTCGCAAGCAGCTGTGTCAAGCCCAGGCAGAGCTGCAGGCAGCCGTCTCGGACTGCAAGAGCACCCAGAACCGGCTGTGGAGCTTCAGAGATGAGCAGCTCACCCTGCAGGTCTGAGGATATTTTCTTAAGCATCCGCTCTTTTATAGCCTCCCACAGTAACagggaaaataaattaataacacaGGGATGAAAAGAGAAAGAGATGCGTAGCAGGTTTTACACCAGTACTTGTAACCTCTACTGCTTGtctaaataaactaaaacagtAACACCTGGGGTGTCTCCAGTGGCACtgttatttccattcctgtaaaTGTGTCATTTATAAGTagcttataattagggcttctgtttttcggtgcttatttttagctattttcgagttttatgtaaatctctttttttcggggctttcgtttttgatgtactgtatgaaattagtgttttcggttactttccaaactgcttgagtgtttttttttttctgtctaaatatgtatagtagtaactcgacagtacctgcacacttaagttgtatctTCTTAATTTTGCTTTCTTCCaaaacaaaatccctatggtcacgggcgcattcttctgggatttttgtgtgtaggcgtttttgtatattttgccacaattctgttttaaatcctcagtatcttaactgtaatacagctttagatcccgctaacaagcctccattcctgattttaatcTCCTTTTAAGTCTCGCAAGCttagtctccaatagaaatgtaggaatgtgctgtcactcagtagttgggacgGGTTTAAAATATTCAGACTGAATcaatagatacaagtcaggaaggcgggacattgcccagcagcactgggaaatgtttttattattatttttgtagtaggttttattttttaatgggtaaagggtaaagtcaacgtgaatttatttaccatttccacagtttttccggtgtttattggctgtccactgatttcattttttttgtatcgggtttTACTGGTTAAAacctaaaatcagaagcccttCTTATAATTTTAAGTCTAGCAGAAAACCACTCAAGGGAGTGGGTTATCATGTTTTTACTTCTGAACTTCGACACACAAGTTTTATGAAATTCCCTTTTTCACAATGATATGTGCTCTTCCAAATTGCCATCTATATAAGATGTTTCCAAGATACACATTTTAAGGATTATTTTATAGTGGATCTGCATTTtgcatgttgtttgtttgtttgttttttaacagtttttacaaAACATGTTTCATTTGACTCTGGTTACAGATTGCTGCGGTAGAATGTTTCCAGTAAGTATCTTGTGTGGTCCTCTCCCTGCAGGGTGTCTGTGCTGACCAGTCAAAAGTGTGTGGTTACCATCGCTACCAGCAGGTGGTGCTAAACGAGCCGGTGGTGGGGGAACTGCAGCGGCTGTTCGAGTCCAAGGCAGAGCTCCTCCACCAGACCCTGGCACTGCACTCCTACACCGCCCTGCTGTCCCGGCTGCAGGTAGAGTCCTACCTGTACCGACTGCTGTGCAGTATCCCCGCAGCCAGGGCACTGTCAGTGCAGGATCCCCCTAGAGGTGCGTCAGAGTCTGTTTTCATTTTCTCTCATTAGTAGGACTACAAAAATGTAAACGTT encodes the following:
- the LOC131740200 gene encoding zinc finger protein 20-like, with product MLSWKCYNCERCGSDFASPTALKQHFRARHAGKEMCDRCGSEVAREKLQEHKQVAHYEETHGAQKPLVRAAPLRRESRFLASETSVTCRMCRRAFGTSFGREQHERQDHHFTASKRGKDGKGAPHRLQYSEGVFHSLLLCHSIVSHLYQTRMHQIGRCSGSRMSTGFSPNNIVDMRSSQQLRQFVETRLRPESGLMKTACAGEVEALVELIEQCCPVPVSRVVKVREPHVCLH